In a single window of the Biomphalaria glabrata chromosome 5, xgBioGlab47.1, whole genome shotgun sequence genome:
- the LOC106060150 gene encoding putative ferric-chelate reductase 1, with protein MNINIYIGFISVLTSHGLCYPNGLSVDSSCSDLTPLHGVSSQKSTPPYSLTFSPTTFSPGQTVAVTLTGLSTGFLGFMIQARKSETDQSQEMFGAFSGNFLTRQACYGKALVQSSKTLKQTITFSWIAPDITVGNVIFRVTYIQKEKLFWTNKQSSTLIDISSQPVTPLTSPVMFLTTAVGNATSATSPEDLSTTVVVSTSMTMPSSESISTHADSTFESTSLSNNSSYRDEDSHQTGSAYMTVLSFYQCMITLGLELLLLNNLV; from the exons ATGAATATCAATATTTACATCGGGTTTATCTCCGTACTAACATCCCATGGACTCTGCTATCCGAATGGACTCAGTGTAGATAGTTCTTGTTCGGATCTAACACCTCTACATGGTGTTAGCTCACAGAAGAGCACACCCCCTTATAGCCTAACATTTAGTCCGACTACATTCTCACCAGGGCAAACTGTGGCAG TCACTCTTACTGGTCTAAGTACTGGATTTCTAGGATTCATGATACAAGCGAGAAAATCTGAAACAGACCAAAGTCAAGAAATGTTTGGCGCTTTTAGTGGGAACTTTCTAACAAGACAAGCTTGTTACGGG AAAGCCTTGGTGCAATCAAGTAAAACCTTAAAGCAAACTATAACATTTAGCTGGATTGCGCCAGATATAACAGTCGGTAATGTCATATTTAG agtaaCTTATATACAAAAAGAGAAACTTTTCTGGACCAACAAACAGTCCAGCACTTTGATAGACATCAGCTCCCAACCTGTGACACCGCTGACCTCACCTGTAATGTTTTTAACTACAGCAGTAGGCAATGCAACATCAGCAACTTCACCTGAGGATTTATCAACAACTGTTGTTGTTTCAACATCTATGACTATGCCTTCATCCGAATCTATATCAACACACGCTGATTCAACATTTGAAAGTACATCATTATCAAACAATAGCTCTTACAGAG ATGAAGATTCCCACCAGACAGGAAGCGCTTACATGACAGTACTATCGTTCTATCAGTGCATGATAACTCTGGGCTTAGAACTCTTATTACTTAACAATCTTGTGTAA
- the LOC106059431 gene encoding putative ferric-chelate reductase 1 isoform X2 — MTYTCPIFLLLLGLIFSTNVDGYPNGLQVDSACPNLVPGHGPTSQSTPPPYKITLNATSYTPGTPVSITLLACNGAFKGYMIQARLADTSKNQSELYGTFTANESNPACKGDNGSALVHSNNNPKTTVNIQWIPPQLSVGHIIFRVTYVQEFSMFWANIRSDVLYDASLNSTSGALQNKTDVDPVCSGGQQITSITTTAATSDTSKTNVTKDASCGQTKGCFSSCSGRGCTFIVSWATSANISIFVLSTEILNQGKTYIALGFSSDSEMGDDSVMACAMNSSGNVFLVLGVNRDKNGPEIFTDSEVQLLNSSTVDGVLSCTISRPVSEKSNRYDITKPWTLLLAQGNTVTDANTGVPFLTSHKERKFISEEQVTANSIVDLGSDTSGNPMIKAHGCLMVGAWIFLASVGIVVARYYKPVWEVTLCSQKVWFQIHRLCMVLVFCATAAGFIIIFVEEKEWSEIDVEGKQFLVGHPIIGVIVMALTVINPIMALFRPHPGTTNRPIFNWAHWFVGTAAHILAVIGVFFGVQIPDSQVPYYTVYILAAFVAWQLFVEILLELITCIGRKRDRSESYELNGGGDPPKAIAYTESNKVAIVKLVILVLHIIIVGALSAAVIAIIAIGEKELED, encoded by the exons ATGACATATACATGTCCAATATTTCTGCTGCTACTAGGCTTAATATTTTCAACGAATGTGGATGGTTACCCTAACGGACTACAAGTGGATAGCGCATGTCCAAACCTTGTACCTGGACATGGACCAACCAGCCAAAGTACACCGCCCCCTTACAAGATAACATTGAATGCCACCAGTTATACACCCGGAACACCAGTATCAA ttaCACTGTTAGCTTGCAATGGTGCATTCAAAGGTTACATGATACAAGCTCGTCTTGCTGATACAAGCAAGAATCAGTCAGAATTGTATGGTACATTTACAGCAAATGAAAGCAACCCAGCTTGTAAAGGGGACAATGGA TCAGCCTTAGTTCATTCAAATAATAACCCAAAGACTACAGTGAACATTCAATGGATTCCTCCTCAACTTTCTGTTGGTCACATAATATTTAG AGTGACATATGTACAGGAGTTCAGCATGTTTTGGGCTAACATTCGTTCAGATGTTTTATATGATGCAAGTTTAAACTCAACAAGTGGAGCACTTCAAAATAAAACTGATGTAGATCCAGTGTGTTCAG gAGGGCAACAGATAACAAGCATTACAACTACTGCTGCTACCAGTGACACAAGTAAGACAAATGTAACTAAAGATGCTAGCTGTGGTCAGACTAAAGGATGCTTTTCATCATGTAGTGGCCGTGGCTGCACTTTTATTGTGTCCTGGGCAACATCTGCCAACATatccatttttgttttatccACTGAGATTTTGAATCAAGGAAAAACTTACATTGCTCTTGGCTTTTCATCTGATAGTGAAATG GGAGATGACAGTGTAATGGCTTGTGCTATGAACAGTTCTGGTAATGTTTTTCTAGTGCTTGGAGTCAACAGGGATAAAAATGGTCCTGAAATATTTACTGACTCG GAAGTTCAACTTCTGAATAGCTCTACTGTTGATGGAGTTCTGTCTTGTACCATAAGTCGGCCAGTATCCGAAAAAAGTAATAGATATGACATCACTAAACCCTGGACATTGCTTCTGGCTCAAGGGAATACTGTTACTGATG CTAATACAGGTGTTCCTTTTTTAACCAGtcataaagaaagaaaatttatcTCAGAAGAACAAGTAACTGCTAACTCCATTGTTGATCTTGGTTCAGATACTTCAGGCAATCCAATGATTAAAGCTCATG GTTGTCTAATGGTTGGAGCTTGGATCTTCTTAGCAAGTGTTGGCATAGTTGTGGCCAGGTATTACAAGCCAGTGTGGGAAGTAACCTTGTGTTCTCAGAAAGTTTGGTTCCAG ATTCACAGGCTCTGCATGGTTTTGGTGTTTTGTGCCACAGCAGCAGGATTTATCATTATCTTTGTGGAAGAGAAAGAATGGAGTGAG ataGATGTTGAAGGAAAACAATTTTTAGTTGGACATCCAATTATTGGTGTTATTGTCATGGCCTTAACAGTTATAAAT CCTATTATGGCTCTATTCCGCCCCCACCCTGGAACAACCAATCGTCCAATATTCAATTGGGCTCACTGGTTTGTTGGAACAGCTGCACATATTTTAGCAG tgattggTGTTTTCTTTGGAGTGCAAATACCAGATTCTCAAGTTCCATATTACACTGTCTACATTTTGGCTGCATTTGTGGCATGGCAGTTGTTTGTTGAAATTCTTCTTGAACTCATCACATGCATAGGGCGCAAAAGAG acagaaGTGAATCTTATGAACTAAATGGTGGTGGAGATCCACCTAAAGCCATTGCATACACTGAAAGCAATAAG GTTGCAATAGTGAAACTTGTTATCTTAGTACTTCATATCATTATTGTTGGAGCTTTATCTGCGGCTGTAATTGCAATTATAGCAATAGGAGAAAAAGAATTGGAAGACTAA
- the LOC106059431 gene encoding putative ferric-chelate reductase 1 isoform X1, producing the protein MTYTCPIFLLLLGLIFSTNVDGYPNGLQVDSACPNLVPGHGPTSQSTPPPYKITLNATSYTPGTPVSITLLACNGAFKGYMIQARLADTSKNQSELYGTFTANESNPACKGDNGSALVHSNNNPKTTVNIQWIPPQLSVGHIIFRVTYVQEFSMFWANIRSDVLYDASLNSTSGALQNKTDVDPVCSGGQQITSITTTAATSDTSKTNVTKDASCGQTKGCFSSCSGRGCTFIVSWATSANISIFVLSTEILNQGKTYIALGFSSDSEMGDDSVMACAMNSSGNVFLVLGVNRDKNGPEIFTDSEVQLLNSSTVDGVLSCTISRPVSEKSNRYDITKPWTLLLAQGNTVTDANTGVPFLTSHKERKFISEEQVTANSIVDLGSDTSGNPMIKAHGCLMVGAWIFLASVGIVVARYYKPVWEVTLCSQKVWFQIHRLCMVLVFCATAAGFIIIFVEEKEWSEIDVEGKQFLVGHPIIGVIVMALTVINPIMALFRPHPGTTNRPIFNWAHWFVGTAAHILAVIGVFFGVQIPDSQVPYYTVYILAAFVAWQLFVEILLELITCIGRKRVGGVQKGVFSNIDRSESYELNGGGDPPKAIAYTESNKVAIVKLVILVLHIIIVGALSAAVIAIIAIGEKELED; encoded by the exons ATGACATATACATGTCCAATATTTCTGCTGCTACTAGGCTTAATATTTTCAACGAATGTGGATGGTTACCCTAACGGACTACAAGTGGATAGCGCATGTCCAAACCTTGTACCTGGACATGGACCAACCAGCCAAAGTACACCGCCCCCTTACAAGATAACATTGAATGCCACCAGTTATACACCCGGAACACCAGTATCAA ttaCACTGTTAGCTTGCAATGGTGCATTCAAAGGTTACATGATACAAGCTCGTCTTGCTGATACAAGCAAGAATCAGTCAGAATTGTATGGTACATTTACAGCAAATGAAAGCAACCCAGCTTGTAAAGGGGACAATGGA TCAGCCTTAGTTCATTCAAATAATAACCCAAAGACTACAGTGAACATTCAATGGATTCCTCCTCAACTTTCTGTTGGTCACATAATATTTAG AGTGACATATGTACAGGAGTTCAGCATGTTTTGGGCTAACATTCGTTCAGATGTTTTATATGATGCAAGTTTAAACTCAACAAGTGGAGCACTTCAAAATAAAACTGATGTAGATCCAGTGTGTTCAG gAGGGCAACAGATAACAAGCATTACAACTACTGCTGCTACCAGTGACACAAGTAAGACAAATGTAACTAAAGATGCTAGCTGTGGTCAGACTAAAGGATGCTTTTCATCATGTAGTGGCCGTGGCTGCACTTTTATTGTGTCCTGGGCAACATCTGCCAACATatccatttttgttttatccACTGAGATTTTGAATCAAGGAAAAACTTACATTGCTCTTGGCTTTTCATCTGATAGTGAAATG GGAGATGACAGTGTAATGGCTTGTGCTATGAACAGTTCTGGTAATGTTTTTCTAGTGCTTGGAGTCAACAGGGATAAAAATGGTCCTGAAATATTTACTGACTCG GAAGTTCAACTTCTGAATAGCTCTACTGTTGATGGAGTTCTGTCTTGTACCATAAGTCGGCCAGTATCCGAAAAAAGTAATAGATATGACATCACTAAACCCTGGACATTGCTTCTGGCTCAAGGGAATACTGTTACTGATG CTAATACAGGTGTTCCTTTTTTAACCAGtcataaagaaagaaaatttatcTCAGAAGAACAAGTAACTGCTAACTCCATTGTTGATCTTGGTTCAGATACTTCAGGCAATCCAATGATTAAAGCTCATG GTTGTCTAATGGTTGGAGCTTGGATCTTCTTAGCAAGTGTTGGCATAGTTGTGGCCAGGTATTACAAGCCAGTGTGGGAAGTAACCTTGTGTTCTCAGAAAGTTTGGTTCCAG ATTCACAGGCTCTGCATGGTTTTGGTGTTTTGTGCCACAGCAGCAGGATTTATCATTATCTTTGTGGAAGAGAAAGAATGGAGTGAG ataGATGTTGAAGGAAAACAATTTTTAGTTGGACATCCAATTATTGGTGTTATTGTCATGGCCTTAACAGTTATAAAT CCTATTATGGCTCTATTCCGCCCCCACCCTGGAACAACCAATCGTCCAATATTCAATTGGGCTCACTGGTTTGTTGGAACAGCTGCACATATTTTAGCAG tgattggTGTTTTCTTTGGAGTGCAAATACCAGATTCTCAAGTTCCATATTACACTGTCTACATTTTGGCTGCATTTGTGGCATGGCAGTTGTTTGTTGAAATTCTTCTTGAACTCATCACATGCATAGGGCGCAAAAGAG ttgGAGGAGTTCAGAAAGGAGTTTTTTCCAATATTG acagaaGTGAATCTTATGAACTAAATGGTGGTGGAGATCCACCTAAAGCCATTGCATACACTGAAAGCAATAAG GTTGCAATAGTGAAACTTGTTATCTTAGTACTTCATATCATTATTGTTGGAGCTTTATCTGCGGCTGTAATTGCAATTATAGCAATAGGAGAAAAAGAATTGGAAGACTAA